The following proteins are co-located in the Gorilla gorilla gorilla isolate KB3781 chromosome 7, NHGRI_mGorGor1-v2.1_pri, whole genome shotgun sequence genome:
- the VIRMA gene encoding protein virilizer homolog isoform X2 gives MTYDPYDRELVPLLYFSCPYKTTFEIEISRMKDQGPDKENSGAIEASVKLTELLDLYREDRGAKWVTALEEIPSLIIKGLSYLQLKNTKQDSLGQLVDWTMQALNLQVALRQPIALNVRQLKAGTKLVSSLAECGAQGVTGLLQAGVISGLFELLFADHVSSSLKLNAFKALDSVISMTEGMEAFLRGRQNEKSGYQKLLELILLDQTVRVVTAGSAILQKCHFYEVLSEIKRLGDHLAEKTSSVPNHGEPDHDTDAGLERTNPEYENEVEASMDMDLLESSNISEGEIERLINLLEEVFHLMETAPHTMIQQPVKSFPTMARITGPPERDDPYPVLFRYLHSHHFLELVTLLLSIPVTSAHPGVLQATKDVLKFLAQSQKGLLFFMSEYEATNLLIRALCHFYDQDEEEGLQSDGVIDDAFALWLQDSTQTLQCITELFSHFQRCTASEETDHSDLLGTLHNLYLITFNPVGRSAVGHVFSLEKNLQSLITLMEYYSKEALGDSKSKKSVAYNYACILILVVVQSSSDVQMLEQHAASLLKLCKADENNAKLQELGKWLEPLKNLRFEINCIPNLIEYVKQNIDNLMTPEGVGLTTALRVLCNVACPPPPVEGQQKDLKWNLAVIQLFSAEGMDTFIRVLQKLNSILTQPWRLHVNMGTTLHRVTTISMARCTLTLLKTMLTELLRGGSFEFKDMRVPSALVTLHMLLCSIPLSGRLDSDEQKIQNDIIDILLTFTQGVNEKLTISEETLANNTWSLMLKEVLSSILKVPEGFFSGLILLSELLPLPLPMQTTQVIEPHDISVALNTRKLWSMHLHVQAKLLQEIVRSFSGTTCQPIQHMLRRICVQLCDLASPTALLIMRTVLDLIVEDLQSTSEDKEKQYTSQTTRLLALLDALASHKACKLAILHLINGTIKGDERYAEIFQDLLALVRSPGDSVIHQQCVEYVTSILQSLCDQDIALILPSSSEGSISELEQLSNSLPNKELMTSICDCLLATLANSESSYNCLLTCVRTMMFLAEHDYGLFHLKSSLRKNSSALHSLLKRVVSTFSKDTGELASSFLEFMRQILNSDTIGCCGDDNGLMEVEGAHPSRTMSINAAELKQLLQSKEESPENLFLELEKLVLEHSKDDDNLDSLLDSVVGLKQMLESSGDPLPLSDQDVEPVLSAPESLQNLFNNRTAYVLADVMDDQLKSMWFTPFQAEEIDTDLDLVKVDLIELSEKCCSDFDLHSELERSFLSEPSSPGRTKTTKGFKLGKHKHETFITSSGKSEYIEPAKRAHVVPPPRGRGRGGFGQGIRPHDIFRQRKQNTSRPPSMHVDDFVAAESKEVVPQDGIPPPKRPLKVSQKISSRGGFSGNRGGRGAFHSQNRFFTPPASKGNYSRREGTRGSSWSAQNTPRGNYNESRGGQSNFNRGPLPPLRPLSSTGYRPSPRDRASRGRGGLGPSWASANSGSGGSRGKFVSGGSGRGRHVRSFTR, from the exons ATGACATACGATCCATATGACAGGGAGCTTGTACCACTCTTATACTTCAGTTGTCCATACAAGACTACTTTTGAAATTGAAATCAGTAGAATGAAGGATCAAGGTCCAGATAAAGAAAATTCAGGGGCAATCGAAGCCTCAGTGAAGTTAACAGAACTCTTAGATTTGTATAGAGAAGATAGAGGTGCAAAATGGGTAACAGCTTTAGAAGAAATTCCAAGTTTAATAATAAAAGGGTTAAGCTATTTGCAattgaaaaacacaaaacaagacTCCCTTGGCCAGTTGGTAGACTGGACCATGCAAGCTTTAAATTTACAAGTAGCGCTTCGCCAACCTATCGCCTTAAATGTTCGACAGCTCAAAGCTGGGACCAAATTAGTGTCCTCACTAGCAGAATGTGGGGCTCAAGGAGTTACGGGACTGCTACAAGCAGGAGTGATCAGTGGATTATTTGAACTTCTGTTTGCTGATCACGTATCATCTTCTCTTAAGTTAAATGCTTTTAAAGCTTTGGACAGTGTCATTAGTATGACAGAAGGAATGGAAGCTTTTTTAAGAGGTAGGCAGAATGAAAAAAGTGGTTATCAAAAGCTTCTGGAACTCATACTTTTAGATCAGACTGTGAGGGTTGTTACTGCTGGTTCAGCTATTCTCCAAAAATGCCATTTCTATGAAGTCTTGTCAGAGATTAAAAGACTTGGTGACCATTTAGCAGAGAAGACTTCATCTGTTCCTAACCACGGTGAACCTGATCACGACACAGATGCTGGACTTGAGAGAACAAACCCAGAATATGAAAATGAGGTGGAAGCTTCTATGGATATGGATCTTTTGGAATCCTCAAATATAAGTGAAGGGGAAATAGAAAGGCTTATTAACCTCCTAGAAGAAGTTTTTCATTTAATGGAAACTGCCCCTCATACAATGATCCAACAACCTGTTAAGTCTTTCCCAACGATGGCACGAATTACTGGACCTCCAGAGAGGGATGATCCGTACCCTGTTCTCTTTAG ATATCTTCACAGTCATCACTTCTTGGAGTTGGTTACCTTGCTTCTGTCAATTCCAGTAACAAGTGCTCACCCTGGTGTGCTGCAAGCCACAAAAGATGTTTTGAAGTTTCTTGCACAGTCACAGAagggtcttcttttttttatgtcGGAATATGAAGCAACAAATTTATTGATCCGAGCTCTGTGTCACTTTTATGATCAAGATGAGGAGGAAGGTCTCCAATCTGATGGTGTTATTGATGATGCATTTGCCTTGTGGCTACAGGACTCAACACAGACATTGCAATGTATTACAGAACTGTTCAGCCATTTTCAGCGTTGTACAGCCAGTGAAGAAACAGACCATTCAGATCTCTTGGGAACCCTGCACAATCTTTATTTGATTACTTTTAATCCTGTGGGAAGATCAGCTGTTGGCCATGTTTTTAGTCTGGAGAAAAATCTCCAAAGTCTTATTACCCTAATGGAGTACTATTCCAAAGAAGCCTTGGG TGATTCCAAATCTAAGAAGTCAGTAGCTTATAATTACGCATGCATACTTATTTTGGTGGTGGTTCAGTCTTCCAGTGATGTTCAAATGCTAGAACAACATGCAGCATCTCTCTTGAAGCTTTGTAAAGCAGATGAAAATAATGCTAAATTGCAAG aacttGGCAAGTGGCTTGAACCTCTGAAAAACCTTAGATTTGAAATTAACTGCATCCCAAACTTAATTGAGTATGTTAAGCAG aatatcgATAACTTGATGACCCCAGAAGGAGTTGGCCTTACCACTGCCTTACGTGTTCTCTGTAATGTTGCATGCCCACCACCTCCTGTTGAAG GTCAACAGAAAGATCTGAAATGGAATCTTGCCGTTATTCAGCTTTTTTCTGCTGAAGGAATGGACACGTTTATTCGAGTTCTGCAAAAATTGAACAGTATTCTGACTCAGCCTTGGAGGCTCCATGTCAACATGGGGACTACCCTTCACAGAGTTACTACTATTTCAATGGCTCGCTGCACACTCACTCTTCTTAAAACTATGTTAACGGAACTCCTGAGAGGTGGATCCTTTGAGTTTAAGGACATGCGTGTTCCTTCAGCGCTTGTTACTTTACATATGCTCCTGTGCTCTATCCCCCTCTCAGGTCGTTTGGATAGTGATGAACAGAAAATTCAGAATGATATCATTGATATTTTACTGACTTTTACACAAGGAGTTAATGAAAAACTCACAATCTCAGAAGAGACTCTGGCCAATAATACTTGGTCtttaatgttaaaagaagttctttcTTCAATCTTGAAGGTTCCTGAAGGATTTTTTTCTGGACTCATACTCCTTTCAGAGCTGCTGCCTCTTCCATTGCCCATGCAAACAACTCAG GTTATTGAGCCACATGATATATCAGTGGCACTCAACACCCGAAAATTGTGGAGCATGCACCTTCATGTTCAAGCAAAGTTGCTCCAAGAAATAGTTCGCTCTTTCTCTGGCACAACCTGCCAGCCCATTCAACATATGTTACGGCGTATTTGTGTTCAATTGTGTGACCTTGCCTCACCAACTGCACTTCTGATTATGAGAACTGTGTTGGATTTGATTGTAGAAGACTTGCAAag CACTtcagaagataaagaaaaacagtatACTAGCCAAACCACCAGGTTGCTTGCTCTTCTTGATGCTCTGGCTTCACACAAAGCTTGTAAATTAGCTATTTTGCATCTAATTAATGGAACTATTAAAGGTGATGAAAGATATGCAGAGATATTCCAGGATCTTTTAGCTTTGGTGCGGTCTCCTGGAGACAGTGTTATTCACCAACAGTGTGTTGAATATGTCACATCCATTTTGCAGTCTCTCTGTGATCAg GACATTGCACTTATCTTACCAAGCTCTTCTGAAGGTTCTATTTCTGAACTGGAGCAGCTCTCCAATTCTCTACCAAATAAAGAATTGATGACCTCAATCTGTGACTGTCTGTTGGCTACGCTAGCTAACTCTGAGAGCAGTTACAACTGTTTACTGACATGTGTCAGAACAATGATGTTTCTTGCAGAGCATGAttatggattatttcatttaaaaag tTCTTTAAGGAAAAACAGTAGTGCTCTGCATAGTTTACTGAAACGAGTGGTCAGCACATTTAGTAAGGACACAGGAGAGCTTGCATCTTCATTTTTAGAATTTATGAGACAAATTCTTAACTCTGACACAatt GGATGCTGTGGGGATGATAATGGTCTCATGGAAGTAGAGGGAGCTCATCCATCACGGACGATGAGTATTAATGCTGCAGAGTTAAAACAGCTTCTACAAAGCAAAGAAGAAAGTCCAGAAAATTTGTTCCTTGAACTAGAGAAGCTTGttttg GAACATTCAAAAGATGATGACAATCTGGATTCTTTGTTGGACAGTGTAGTTGGACTTAAGCAGATGCTGGAGTCATCAGGTGACCCTTTACCTCTCAGTGACCAGGATGTAGAACCAGTACTTTCAGCTCCAGAATCTCTTCAGAATCTGTTTAACAATAG GACTGCCTATGTGCTTGCTGATGTCATGGATGATCAGTTGAAATCTATGTGGTTCACTCCATTTCAGGCTGAAGAGATTGATACAGATCTGGATTTG GTAAAGGTTGACTTAATTGAACTCTCTGAAAAATGCTGTAGTGACTTTGATTTGCACTCAGAATTAGAGCGCTCATTTTTGTCAGAACCATCATCTCCAGGAAGAACCAAGACTACTAAAGGATTCAAACTTGGGAAGCACAAGCATGAGACCTTTATAACGTCAAG tgGAAAATCTGAATACATTGAACCTGCCAAAAGAGCTCATGTTGTGCCACCACCAAGAGGAAGGGGCAGGGGAGGATTTGGACAGGGTATACGACCTCATGATATTTTTCGTCAGAGAAAACAGAACACAAGTAGACCACCATCTATGCATGTGGATGACTTTGTTGCTGCTGAAAGTAAAGAAGTGGTTCCTCAAGATGGAATACCTCCACCAAAACGGCCACTCAAAGTATCACAGAAGATTTCTTCCCGTGGTGGGTTTTCAGGCAATAGAGGAGGACGGGGTGCTTTCCACAGTCAGAATAGGTTTTTCACACCACCTGCTTCAAAAG GAAACTACAGTCGTCGGGAAGGAACAAGAGGCTCCAGTTGGAGCGCTCAGAATACTCCTCGAGGAAATTACAATGAAAGTCGTGGAGGCCAGAGCAATTTTAACAGAGGCCCTCTTCCACCATTACGACCCCTTAGTTCTACAG GTTACCGCCCAAGTCCTCGGGACCGTGCTTCTAGAGGTCGTGGGGGACTTGGACCTTCCTGGGCTAGTGCAAATAGCGGCAGTGGAGGCTCAAGAGGAAAGTTTGTTAGTGGAGGCAGTGGTAGAGGTCGTCATGTACGCTCCTTTACACGATAA
- the VIRMA gene encoding protein virilizer homolog isoform X1 codes for MAVDSAMELLFLDTFKHPSAEQSSHIDVVRFPCVVYINEVRVIPPGVRAHSSLPDNRAYGETSPHTFQLDLFFNNVSKPSAPVFDRLGSLEYDENTSIIFRPNSKVNTDGLVLRGWYNCLTLAIYGSVDRVISHDRDSPPPPPPPPPPPQPQPSLKRNPKHADGEKEDQFNGSPPRPQPRGPRTPPGPPPPDDDEDDPVPLPVSGDKEEDAPHREDYFEPISPDRNSVPQEGQYSDEGEVEEEQQEEGEEDEDDVDVEEEEDEDEDDRRTVDSIPEEEEEDEEEEGEEDEEGEGDDGYEQISSDEDGIADLERETFKYPNFDVEYTAEDLASVPPMTYDPYDRELVPLLYFSCPYKTTFEIEISRMKDQGPDKENSGAIEASVKLTELLDLYREDRGAKWVTALEEIPSLIIKGLSYLQLKNTKQDSLGQLVDWTMQALNLQVALRQPIALNVRQLKAGTKLVSSLAECGAQGVTGLLQAGVISGLFELLFADHVSSSLKLNAFKALDSVISMTEGMEAFLRGRQNEKSGYQKLLELILLDQTVRVVTAGSAILQKCHFYEVLSEIKRLGDHLAEKTSSVPNHGEPDHDTDAGLERTNPEYENEVEASMDMDLLESSNISEGEIERLINLLEEVFHLMETAPHTMIQQPVKSFPTMARITGPPERDDPYPVLFRYLHSHHFLELVTLLLSIPVTSAHPGVLQATKDVLKFLAQSQKGLLFFMSEYEATNLLIRALCHFYDQDEEEGLQSDGVIDDAFALWLQDSTQTLQCITELFSHFQRCTASEETDHSDLLGTLHNLYLITFNPVGRSAVGHVFSLEKNLQSLITLMEYYSKEALGDSKSKKSVAYNYACILILVVVQSSSDVQMLEQHAASLLKLCKADENNAKLQELGKWLEPLKNLRFEINCIPNLIEYVKQNIDNLMTPEGVGLTTALRVLCNVACPPPPVEGQQKDLKWNLAVIQLFSAEGMDTFIRVLQKLNSILTQPWRLHVNMGTTLHRVTTISMARCTLTLLKTMLTELLRGGSFEFKDMRVPSALVTLHMLLCSIPLSGRLDSDEQKIQNDIIDILLTFTQGVNEKLTISEETLANNTWSLMLKEVLSSILKVPEGFFSGLILLSELLPLPLPMQTTQVIEPHDISVALNTRKLWSMHLHVQAKLLQEIVRSFSGTTCQPIQHMLRRICVQLCDLASPTALLIMRTVLDLIVEDLQSTSEDKEKQYTSQTTRLLALLDALASHKACKLAILHLINGTIKGDERYAEIFQDLLALVRSPGDSVIHQQCVEYVTSILQSLCDQDIALILPSSSEGSISELEQLSNSLPNKELMTSICDCLLATLANSESSYNCLLTCVRTMMFLAEHDYGLFHLKSSLRKNSSALHSLLKRVVSTFSKDTGELASSFLEFMRQILNSDTIGCCGDDNGLMEVEGAHPSRTMSINAAELKQLLQSKEESPENLFLELEKLVLEHSKDDDNLDSLLDSVVGLKQMLESSGDPLPLSDQDVEPVLSAPESLQNLFNNRTAYVLADVMDDQLKSMWFTPFQAEEIDTDLDLVKVDLIELSEKCCSDFDLHSELERSFLSEPSSPGRTKTTKGFKLGKHKHETFITSSGKSEYIEPAKRAHVVPPPRGRGRGGFGQGIRPHDIFRQRKQNTSRPPSMHVDDFVAAESKEVVPQDGIPPPKRPLKVSQKISSRGGFSGNRGGRGAFHSQNRFFTPPASKGNYSRREGTRGSSWSAQNTPRGNYNESRGGQSNFNRGPLPPLRPLSSTGYRPSPRDRASRGRGGLGPSWASANSGSGGSRGKFVSGGSGRGRHVRSFTR; via the exons CTGATGGGGAGAAAGAAGATCAGTTTAATGGAAGCCCTCCAAGACCACAGCCAAGGGGACCAAGAACTCCTCCAGGACCCCCTCCAcctgatgatgatgaagatgatccTGTGCCTCTGCCAG TGTCTGGTGACAAGGAAGAGGATGCTCCTCATAGAGAAGATTACTTTGAGCCCATTTCTCCTGATCGGAATTCTGTTCCCCAGGAAGGGCAATATTCTGATGAAGGAGAAGTAGAAGAGGAACaacaagaagaaggagaagaagatgaagatgatgTGGATGTAGAGGAAGAAGAGGATGAGGACGAGGATGATCGACGTACAGTAGACAGTAttcctgaggaggaagaggaagatgaagaggaagaaggTGAAGAGGATGAAGAAGGTGAAG GGGATGATGGTTATGAACAAATTTCCAGTGATGAAGATGGAATTGCTGACTTGGAACGTGAAACATTTAAGTATCCAAACTTTGATGTTGAATACACTGCTGAAGACTTAGCTTCAGTTCCTCCTATGACATACGATCCATATGACAGGGAGCTTGTACCACTCTTATACTTCAGTTGTCCATACAAGACTACTTTTGAAATTGAAATCAGTAGAATGAAGGATCAAGGTCCAGATAAAGAAAATTCAGGGGCAATCGAAGCCTCAGTGAAGTTAACAGAACTCTTAGATTTGTATAGAGAAGATAGAGGTGCAAAATGGGTAACAGCTTTAGAAGAAATTCCAAGTTTAATAATAAAAGGGTTAAGCTATTTGCAattgaaaaacacaaaacaagacTCCCTTGGCCAGTTGGTAGACTGGACCATGCAAGCTTTAAATTTACAAGTAGCGCTTCGCCAACCTATCGCCTTAAATGTTCGACAGCTCAAAGCTGGGACCAAATTAGTGTCCTCACTAGCAGAATGTGGGGCTCAAGGAGTTACGGGACTGCTACAAGCAGGAGTGATCAGTGGATTATTTGAACTTCTGTTTGCTGATCACGTATCATCTTCTCTTAAGTTAAATGCTTTTAAAGCTTTGGACAGTGTCATTAGTATGACAGAAGGAATGGAAGCTTTTTTAAGAGGTAGGCAGAATGAAAAAAGTGGTTATCAAAAGCTTCTGGAACTCATACTTTTAGATCAGACTGTGAGGGTTGTTACTGCTGGTTCAGCTATTCTCCAAAAATGCCATTTCTATGAAGTCTTGTCAGAGATTAAAAGACTTGGTGACCATTTAGCAGAGAAGACTTCATCTGTTCCTAACCACGGTGAACCTGATCACGACACAGATGCTGGACTTGAGAGAACAAACCCAGAATATGAAAATGAGGTGGAAGCTTCTATGGATATGGATCTTTTGGAATCCTCAAATATAAGTGAAGGGGAAATAGAAAGGCTTATTAACCTCCTAGAAGAAGTTTTTCATTTAATGGAAACTGCCCCTCATACAATGATCCAACAACCTGTTAAGTCTTTCCCAACGATGGCACGAATTACTGGACCTCCAGAGAGGGATGATCCGTACCCTGTTCTCTTTAG ATATCTTCACAGTCATCACTTCTTGGAGTTGGTTACCTTGCTTCTGTCAATTCCAGTAACAAGTGCTCACCCTGGTGTGCTGCAAGCCACAAAAGATGTTTTGAAGTTTCTTGCACAGTCACAGAagggtcttcttttttttatgtcGGAATATGAAGCAACAAATTTATTGATCCGAGCTCTGTGTCACTTTTATGATCAAGATGAGGAGGAAGGTCTCCAATCTGATGGTGTTATTGATGATGCATTTGCCTTGTGGCTACAGGACTCAACACAGACATTGCAATGTATTACAGAACTGTTCAGCCATTTTCAGCGTTGTACAGCCAGTGAAGAAACAGACCATTCAGATCTCTTGGGAACCCTGCACAATCTTTATTTGATTACTTTTAATCCTGTGGGAAGATCAGCTGTTGGCCATGTTTTTAGTCTGGAGAAAAATCTCCAAAGTCTTATTACCCTAATGGAGTACTATTCCAAAGAAGCCTTGGG TGATTCCAAATCTAAGAAGTCAGTAGCTTATAATTACGCATGCATACTTATTTTGGTGGTGGTTCAGTCTTCCAGTGATGTTCAAATGCTAGAACAACATGCAGCATCTCTCTTGAAGCTTTGTAAAGCAGATGAAAATAATGCTAAATTGCAAG aacttGGCAAGTGGCTTGAACCTCTGAAAAACCTTAGATTTGAAATTAACTGCATCCCAAACTTAATTGAGTATGTTAAGCAG aatatcgATAACTTGATGACCCCAGAAGGAGTTGGCCTTACCACTGCCTTACGTGTTCTCTGTAATGTTGCATGCCCACCACCTCCTGTTGAAG GTCAACAGAAAGATCTGAAATGGAATCTTGCCGTTATTCAGCTTTTTTCTGCTGAAGGAATGGACACGTTTATTCGAGTTCTGCAAAAATTGAACAGTATTCTGACTCAGCCTTGGAGGCTCCATGTCAACATGGGGACTACCCTTCACAGAGTTACTACTATTTCAATGGCTCGCTGCACACTCACTCTTCTTAAAACTATGTTAACGGAACTCCTGAGAGGTGGATCCTTTGAGTTTAAGGACATGCGTGTTCCTTCAGCGCTTGTTACTTTACATATGCTCCTGTGCTCTATCCCCCTCTCAGGTCGTTTGGATAGTGATGAACAGAAAATTCAGAATGATATCATTGATATTTTACTGACTTTTACACAAGGAGTTAATGAAAAACTCACAATCTCAGAAGAGACTCTGGCCAATAATACTTGGTCtttaatgttaaaagaagttctttcTTCAATCTTGAAGGTTCCTGAAGGATTTTTTTCTGGACTCATACTCCTTTCAGAGCTGCTGCCTCTTCCATTGCCCATGCAAACAACTCAG GTTATTGAGCCACATGATATATCAGTGGCACTCAACACCCGAAAATTGTGGAGCATGCACCTTCATGTTCAAGCAAAGTTGCTCCAAGAAATAGTTCGCTCTTTCTCTGGCACAACCTGCCAGCCCATTCAACATATGTTACGGCGTATTTGTGTTCAATTGTGTGACCTTGCCTCACCAACTGCACTTCTGATTATGAGAACTGTGTTGGATTTGATTGTAGAAGACTTGCAAag CACTtcagaagataaagaaaaacagtatACTAGCCAAACCACCAGGTTGCTTGCTCTTCTTGATGCTCTGGCTTCACACAAAGCTTGTAAATTAGCTATTTTGCATCTAATTAATGGAACTATTAAAGGTGATGAAAGATATGCAGAGATATTCCAGGATCTTTTAGCTTTGGTGCGGTCTCCTGGAGACAGTGTTATTCACCAACAGTGTGTTGAATATGTCACATCCATTTTGCAGTCTCTCTGTGATCAg GACATTGCACTTATCTTACCAAGCTCTTCTGAAGGTTCTATTTCTGAACTGGAGCAGCTCTCCAATTCTCTACCAAATAAAGAATTGATGACCTCAATCTGTGACTGTCTGTTGGCTACGCTAGCTAACTCTGAGAGCAGTTACAACTGTTTACTGACATGTGTCAGAACAATGATGTTTCTTGCAGAGCATGAttatggattatttcatttaaaaag tTCTTTAAGGAAAAACAGTAGTGCTCTGCATAGTTTACTGAAACGAGTGGTCAGCACATTTAGTAAGGACACAGGAGAGCTTGCATCTTCATTTTTAGAATTTATGAGACAAATTCTTAACTCTGACACAatt GGATGCTGTGGGGATGATAATGGTCTCATGGAAGTAGAGGGAGCTCATCCATCACGGACGATGAGTATTAATGCTGCAGAGTTAAAACAGCTTCTACAAAGCAAAGAAGAAAGTCCAGAAAATTTGTTCCTTGAACTAGAGAAGCTTGttttg GAACATTCAAAAGATGATGACAATCTGGATTCTTTGTTGGACAGTGTAGTTGGACTTAAGCAGATGCTGGAGTCATCAGGTGACCCTTTACCTCTCAGTGACCAGGATGTAGAACCAGTACTTTCAGCTCCAGAATCTCTTCAGAATCTGTTTAACAATAG GACTGCCTATGTGCTTGCTGATGTCATGGATGATCAGTTGAAATCTATGTGGTTCACTCCATTTCAGGCTGAAGAGATTGATACAGATCTGGATTTG GTAAAGGTTGACTTAATTGAACTCTCTGAAAAATGCTGTAGTGACTTTGATTTGCACTCAGAATTAGAGCGCTCATTTTTGTCAGAACCATCATCTCCAGGAAGAACCAAGACTACTAAAGGATTCAAACTTGGGAAGCACAAGCATGAGACCTTTATAACGTCAAG tgGAAAATCTGAATACATTGAACCTGCCAAAAGAGCTCATGTTGTGCCACCACCAAGAGGAAGGGGCAGGGGAGGATTTGGACAGGGTATACGACCTCATGATATTTTTCGTCAGAGAAAACAGAACACAAGTAGACCACCATCTATGCATGTGGATGACTTTGTTGCTGCTGAAAGTAAAGAAGTGGTTCCTCAAGATGGAATACCTCCACCAAAACGGCCACTCAAAGTATCACAGAAGATTTCTTCCCGTGGTGGGTTTTCAGGCAATAGAGGAGGACGGGGTGCTTTCCACAGTCAGAATAGGTTTTTCACACCACCTGCTTCAAAAG GAAACTACAGTCGTCGGGAAGGAACAAGAGGCTCCAGTTGGAGCGCTCAGAATACTCCTCGAGGAAATTACAATGAAAGTCGTGGAGGCCAGAGCAATTTTAACAGAGGCCCTCTTCCACCATTACGACCCCTTAGTTCTACAG GTTACCGCCCAAGTCCTCGGGACCGTGCTTCTAGAGGTCGTGGGGGACTTGGACCTTCCTGGGCTAGTGCAAATAGCGGCAGTGGAGGCTCAAGAGGAAAGTTTGTTAGTGGAGGCAGTGGTAGAGGTCGTCATGTACGCTCCTTTACACGATAA